One stretch of Euphorbia lathyris chromosome 7, ddEupLath1.1, whole genome shotgun sequence DNA includes these proteins:
- the LOC136234861 gene encoding glycerophosphodiester phosphodiesterase GDPD4 codes for MGTSGGPLERRRLAPLLRRRTAILRGSTSNLFRFRLPSSRRTFRLIIISLALIALFPPIFFHFRLRHFQQRQLKKCGWLNNPPLVCAHGGDSTNAFPNTMAAYHLALRSRADCIEIDVSRSLDGVLFALHDRDLQKISGNATTKVGHLTMKEIKELYVPQQSIEDLHDRTIPTIEDALKFVSSSVQQIVLDAKVGPPSYEKGLAKDILSVVDIAQCKNCLVWAKSDTLARDVIRLSSDTTVGYIVMVDPNTGNRMNLLRMKGAEVVGVYHPLVDETLVRIVHRRNRKVYAWTVDDVDSMRRMLFERVDAVVTSNPSLMHQLVQDITSQCREEGFSMPRR; via the exons ATGGGCACCTCCGGCGGACCACTTGAAAGGAGACGGCTAGCACCACTGCTACGGCGGCGCACTGCAATTCTCCGTGGCAGCACCAGTAATCTATTCCGTTTTAGACTCCCCTCTTCTCGCAGAACTTTCCGTTTGATCATAATCAGTCTTGCTCTCATTGCTCTCTTTCCACCTATTTTCTTCCACTTCAGGCTTCGCCACTTCCAACAG aGGCAACTGAAAAAGTGCGGTTGGCTGAATAATCCTCCTCTTGTTTGTGCTCATGGCGGTGATTCAACTAATGCCTTCCCTAACACA ATGGCTGCATATCATTTGGCACTTCGTTCTCGAGCAGATTGTATTGAGATTGATGTTTCTCGTTCTTTAGATGGAGTTTTGTTTGCTCTCCATGATAG GGATTTGCAGAAGATATCTGGTAATGCTACAACTAAAGTTGGGCACTTGACAATGAAAGAG ATTAAAGAACTGTATGTACCTCAGCAGTCTATAGAGGATCTTCATGATCGAACAATTCCCACCATTGAAGATGCTTTGAAG TTTGTTTCAAGTTCGGTACAACAGATCGTCCTAGATGCAAAGGTTGGTCCTCCATCATATGAAAAGGGTCTTGCAAAGGACATTCTTTCAGTT GTCGACATAGCACAATGCAAGAATTGCCTTGTTTGGGCAAAAAGCGACACCTTAGCTAGGGATGTTATCAGACTATCATCAGATACTACC GTGGGGTATATTGTTATGGTGGACCCTAATACAGGCAATAGAATGAACTTGTTAAGAATGAAGGGAGCTGAAGTAGTTGGTGTTTACCATCCATTGGTTGATGAAACACTAGTGAGAATTGTGCATAG GAGGAATAGAAAGGTATATGCATGGACTGTTGATGATGTGGATTCGATGCGAAGAATGTTATTTGAGCGCGTAGATGCGGTTGTGACGAGTAACCCCAGCCTAATGCACCAGCTGGTGCAAGATATTACAAGTCAATGCCGAGAAGAAGGTTTTTCTATGCCAAGAAGGTGA